The window TGTCCGCTCCATTTTCTTTTATCAGGGCTGCTGCTTCCATGGAATAGGTACGGATTTTTTCATGTATCTTTTGTCTGTCGCCACCTGCCTTTACGGCTTCCATGAGGATATCTTCAGAGGCCATAAAGGGTAATTCCTGATTGACATGCTGCTCAATCATCTTCGGATAGACTACTAATCCCCTCGCAACTCCAAGTACAATGTTCAGCATTGCATCAGTCGCAAGAAATGTCTCAGGTATCACTAACCGCCTGTTGGCGGAGTCATCCAGGGTTCTTTCCAACCACTGCGATCCGCTGGTAAATGCGGAGTTCAGGCTGTTACAGATAATGTAACGGGCTAATGAGGTAATTCTTTCACATCGCATTGGATTTCTCTTGTATGGCATAGCGGAAGAACCGATCTGTTTCTGACCAAAAGGCTCTTCAACTTCTCTCAAATTCTGTAATAATCGTATATCATTAGCAAACTTGTGGGCAGATTGTGCAATACCTGACAAAACGTCTGTGATCTGGCTGTCAGCTTTTCTGGGGTAAATTTGACCTGTAACCGCAAAAAGTTTATTAAATCCCATTTTATGAGCAATTTCATTGTCGAGGCGTTTTACCTTTTCTTCGTCGTTGTCAAAAAGGGACATGAAGCTGTTTTGAGTCCCGATAGTACCTTTTGCCCCCCTGAATCTTAAATTATTAATCCGATATTCGATATCCTCTATATCAATAATGAAATCCTGAACCCATAAACATGCCCGTTTACCAACTGTTGTAAGTTGCGCCGGTTGATAATGGGTGAAGCCTAACGTAATTATGTCTCTATTTTTTTTTGCAAAAACAGTAAGTGCATCCACCACATTAACCATTTTCTTTAACAGGATCTTCAGGCCGTTTTTGATCAAAATCAGGTCTGCATTGTCCTGCACAAATGCACTTGTAGCGCCTAAATGGATTATGGGTTTTGCACCCGGGCATTGATCGCCAAAAGCATGAATATGTGCCATTACATCATGTTTTACCCTGAGTTCATGTTTCATTACATTGGTAAAATCGATGTCACTCTGATATTTGACCATTTCATCTATCTGTTTTTTTGTAATAGCCTTGATTCCGAGAGTGCGCTGGGTTTGTGCCAATACAATCCAGAGCTTTCTCCAGGTGCTATACTTATGATGGTCTGAAAAATTATAGTTCATTTCCTGGCTGGCATATCTTCCTGCCAGGGGACTCTGGTATATATTAAAATTTTCATGCTCCGCCATTTTGTCTCTTTTCCTCTCTATCCATATGCTGAATCACCTCGCAGCCCTTTTGTTTGTGGAAATTAAAACCGGTAACAGTTCATTTCGTTCTCATCATTCTTTCAAGAAAACGAAGCCTGTGGTACATTAAAAGCGTATAAGAAGGAACTCTTTCTGTACATCAGATTCCTGCAATTCTGAATGAATGACCAATACTCTTTTAATCAGAAATGGTATAAAAAAAATGCCATCCTTATTGCGGATGGCATTTTTTTCTTACTTTTACAGATTCATCCTGAAGAAGAGTCTATTTCTCCTGCTTATCTTCTTTTTCTGTGATCTCACTGACGATTGCATCGGTAGTTAATAACAATCCGGAAATACTGGCCGCGTTCTGGAGAGCCGTCCGGACAACCTTAGTGGGATCAATCACACCGGCTTTAACCAGATCAGTATACTCCTCATTGACAGCATCGTAACCAAAATTCCCTTTCCCTTCTTTAACTTTCTGGACAACAAGCTTTCCGTTGCAGCCAGCATTTGCAGCAATCTGCTCAAGTGGCTTTTCCAATGATTTCCGTATAATATTTATGCCGATCTTTTCATCTTCTCCGGCCTTGGTGTATGCTTTTTCCAGAGCACTTGCTGCCCTCAAAAGGGCAACACCTCCACCTGGCAGCACCCCTTCTTCAACAGCCGCTCTTGTCGCATGCATCGCATCCTCTATCCGCGCCTTCTTCTCCTTCATCTCGGCCTCTGTGGCAGCACCAACAATAATTTTTGCTATTCCTCCGGTAAGCCTGGCCAATCTTCCCTGCAGTTTCTCTTTATCATAGTCAGAGGTAGTCAATTCGATCTCGTTCCTGATCTGTTCAATTCTCCCCTGGATCGCCTTTTTAGACCCGCCTCCCTCAATGATCATCGTATTCTCCTTGCCGATTACGACTTTTCTGGCTCTCCCCAGATCGGTAAGTTTGATACCGCTCAGGTCTATGCCAAGATCCTCAAAAACAGCGGTACCGCCGGTCAAAGTGGCAATGTCTTCGAGCATGGATTTTCTTCTCTCGCCAAATTCAGGACTCTTTACCGCAGCACACTTTAATGTGCCCCTGAGCTTGTTAACCACGAGGGTTGTCAGGACTTCTCCTTCTATATCCTCAGCAATGATAATCAGAGAGTTTCCTGTTTCTGAAATCTTTTCAAGCAGCGGCAGGAGATCCTTTATGGTTGAAATCTTTTTCTCATGTATAAGTATATAAGGATCTTCAAAGACTACTTCCAGTTTTTCAACATCAGTAACGAAATAAGGAGACAGGTATCCTTTGTCAAACTGCATCCCTTCTACTAAATCGACTTTCGTATCCAGTCCCTTTCCCTCTTCAACGGTTATGACGCCATCTTTCCCTGCCTTCTTCATAGCATTTGATAT is drawn from Candidatus Scalindua sp. and contains these coding sequences:
- the purB gene encoding adenylosuccinate lyase produces the protein MAEHENFNIYQSPLAGRYASQEMNYNFSDHHKYSTWRKLWIVLAQTQRTLGIKAITKKQIDEMVKYQSDIDFTNVMKHELRVKHDVMAHIHAFGDQCPGAKPIIHLGATSAFVQDNADLILIKNGLKILLKKMVNVVDALTVFAKKNRDIITLGFTHYQPAQLTTVGKRACLWVQDFIIDIEDIEYRINNLRFRGAKGTIGTQNSFMSLFDNDEEKVKRLDNEIAHKMGFNKLFAVTGQIYPRKADSQITDVLSGIAQSAHKFANDIRLLQNLREVEEPFGQKQIGSSAMPYKRNPMRCERITSLARYIICNSLNSAFTSGSQWLERTLDDSANRRLVIPETFLATDAMLNIVLGVARGLVVYPKMIEQHVNQELPFMASEDILMEAVKAGGDRQKIHEKIRTYSMEAAALIKENGADNDLMDRIQRDKDFAGIKDKISNIMNPKNFIGRAPRQVDEFVTTVVRPIQKKYKQFLGLEAEFKV
- the groL gene encoding chaperonin GroEL (60 kDa chaperone family; promotes refolding of misfolded polypeptides especially under stressful conditions; forms two stacked rings of heptamers to form a barrel-shaped 14mer; ends can be capped by GroES; misfolded proteins enter the barrel where they are refolded when GroES binds) yields the protein MAAKKVVYGQKAGEAIKVGISKLSDAVRVTMGPRGRNVVIEKSFGSPTITKDGVTVAKEIEFEDAYEDIGAKMIIEVASRTNDTSGDGTTTATILAEAIYKEGLKCSVAGANPVGIKRGIDTAVSAVIEELRKMSIPVSGDKEIKQVGTIAANNDSEIGEHISNAMKKAGKDGVITVEEGKGLDTKVDLVEGMQFDKGYLSPYFVTDVEKLEVVFEDPYILIHEKKISTIKDLLPLLEKISETGNSLIIIAEDIEGEVLTTLVVNKLRGTLKCAAVKSPEFGERRKSMLEDIATLTGGTAVFEDLGIDLSGIKLTDLGRARKVVIGKENTMIIEGGGSKKAIQGRIEQIRNEIELTTSDYDKEKLQGRLARLTGGIAKIIVGAATEAEMKEKKARIEDAMHATRAAVEEGVLPGGGVALLRAASALEKAYTKAGEDEKIGINIIRKSLEKPLEQIAANAGCNGKLVVQKVKEGKGNFGYDAVNEEYTDLVKAGVIDPTKVVRTALQNAASISGLLLTTDAIVSEITEKEDKQEK